The proteins below come from a single Miscanthus floridulus cultivar M001 chromosome 1, ASM1932011v1, whole genome shotgun sequence genomic window:
- the LOC136450758 gene encoding peptidyl-prolyl cis-trans isomerase CYP28, chloroplastic-like — protein sequence MALPSSNMRAASSTVYPVYLSLYHQPNSHHACFRPRANHDNTHKCTKSPKILRRSLFSLPASFLLLHTSSSLAVDDTNTPSTSTIDTTITDRIFMDFSVCPSYFRSDRPLGAELSSCPDSEPLGRVVFGLYGRLLPVTTANFKATCTAAAYRGTLVHKLLQGQFFAAGRQGSRHDKGEVEPPSGLVRNSETVHPKAFELRHARPGTLSLCLGQNDDDDDIKLNPNYHNVEFLVTAGPGPCPELDGQNIVFGTVLEGMDVITSIATIPTYKPAERIRLFNDFAQLIGDERAQTARAMWDRPLKTVYISNCGEMKVTKQSLSPPSLP from the exons ATGGCTTTGCCTTCCTCAAACATGAGAGCTGCATCCTCCACGGTTTACCCTGTCTACCTTAGCCTCTACCACCAACCCAACAGCCACCATGCTTGTTTTCGTCCGAGAGCAAACCATGACAATACCCATAAATGCACCAAGTCACCCAAAATTCTTAGACGGTCTCTCTTCTCCCTACCTGCCTCGTTTCTTCTCCTCCACACATCCTCCTCCCTTGCTGTAGATGACACAAACACACCATCCACCTCAACAATCGACACCACGATCACAGATCGCATCTTCATGGACTTCAGTGTCTGTCCAAGCTACTTTCGCTCAGACAGACCTCTAGGAGCTGAGCTTTCCTCATGCCCTGATTCTGAGCCTCTTGGTCGTGTTGTCTTTGGTCTCTATGGTCGGCTTCTCCCCGTTACTACTGCCAATTTCAAAGCTACGTGTACTGCAGCTGCATATAGGGGCACCCTTGTCCACAAGCTCCTTCAAGGACAGTTTTTTGCTGCTGGCCGACAAGGTTCTCGGCATGACAAGGGTGAGGTCGAGCCTCCCTCGGGCCTTGTTAGGAATTCTGAGACTGTTCACCCTAAAGCATTCGAATTGAGGCATGCAAGGCCCGGCACGCTTTCCTTATGCCTTGGacagaatgatgatgatgatgacatcaagctcaaccctaatTATCACAATGTTGAATTCTTGGTTACTGCAGGGCCAGGACCCTGTCCTGAGCTTGATGGCCAGAATATTGTCTTTGGGACTGTATTGGAAG GAATGGATGTTATCACCAGCATCGCAACCATACCTACCTACAAGCCAGCTGAAAGGATCCGCCTCTTCAATGACTTCGCACAGTTGATTGGCGATGAAAGGGCTCAAACTGCTCGGGCTATGTGGGACCGCCCACTTAAGACCGTTTATATCAGTAACTGCGGGGAGATGAAAGTGACCAAACAATCTCTTTCCCCTCCAAGCTTGCCATGA
- the LOC136450697 gene encoding protein DAY-LENGTH-DEPENDENT DELAYED-GREENING 1, chloroplastic-like, producing MTFMSCSAAVSNGIAPRFLICARGVLAPGSHRSSRRARRRHAAVFAKTRRRRRRPSEWQRPWWRTFFADWNEDEESLAGFREDDELLEAIGADQELSENEKFEEWRRKAEAIVELREAQQDAMNTEARSWEDWTSGGGAGGASANGGGGGGGDWGGEASLLDEITDDPAEIVWDKGVIEAFRDTVDDDYEDMLFEDRVFMYASTNSAKFLALLIVVPWVVDFAVHHYVMMPFLDRYVEKVPLAAELLDVRRSQKLHMVKDLNMEKARYRMEVEIGKSPPLSDEEVWFELREKAIELRDDWRLENREAFANIWSDMVYGIVLFLLLCFNQSKVAMLKFTGYKLLNSISDTGKAFLIILISDILLGYHSESGWHTMVEVVLEHYGLESDEAAVTFFVCLVPVALDVYIKFWVYKYLPRLSPSVGNVLDEIKRH from the exons ATGACCTTCATGAGCTGTTCCGCGGCCGTCTCCAACGGCATTGCGCCGCGCTTCCTCATCTGCGCGCGCGGGGTGCTCGCTCCCGGTTCCCACAGGAGTAGTAGGAGGGCGAGGCGCAGGCACGCGGCGGTCTTCGCTAAgacgaggcggaggcggcggcggcccagCGAGTGGCAGCGGCCGTGGTGGAGGACCTTCTTTGCTGACTGGAACGAGGACGAGGAGAGCCTGGCCGGGTTCAGGGAGGACGACGAGCTGCTGGAGGCGATTGGGGCCGACCAGGAGCTGTCGGAGAACGAAAAGTTCGAGGAGTGGAGGAGGAAGGCCGAGGCGATTGTTGAGCTGCGCGAGGCCCAGCAGGATGCGATGAACACCGAGGCGCGGTCGTGGGAGGATTGGACCAGtggtggcggcgccggcggcgcgtCGGCgaatggaggtggaggtggaggtggggaCTGGGGCGGGGAGGCCAGCTTGTTGGACGAGATAACTGATGATCCTGCGGAGATCGTGTGGGACAAGGGCGTTATTGAGGCTTTCAGAGATACCGTCGATGATGATTATGAGGACATGCTCTTCGAAGATCGAGTGTTTATGTATGCCTCCACAAACTCG GCCAAATTTCTAGCATTGTTGATTGTGGTTCCGTGGGTGGTAGATTTTGCAGTCCATCACTATGTTATGATGCCCTTCTTAGACAG GTATGTCGAGAAGGTTCCACTGGCAGCTGAGTTACTTGATGTAAGGCGCAGCCAGAAACTGCACATGGTTAAAGACCTAAACATGGAAAAGGCAAGATACCGTATGGAAGTAGAGATTGGCAAATCTCCTCCACTTTCTGATGAGGAGGTCTGGTTTGAGCTGCGGGAAAAAGC GATAGAGTTGAGGGATGATTGGAGGCTAGAAAATCGAGAAGCTTTTGCAAATATATGGTCCGATATGGTTTATGGGATTGTTCTATTCCTTCTTCTCTGCTTCAACCAGAGCAAA GTTGCGATGCTGAAGTTCACAGGATATAAGTTGCTAAATAGCATTTCAGACACTGGGAAGGCCTTTCTTATTATTCTAATATCAGACATCCTTCTAGG GTACCATTCAGAGTCAGGTTGGCATACAATGGTAGAAGTTGTTCTCGAGCATTACGGGCTTGAATCTGATGAAGCGGCGGTCACATTTTTTGTTTGTCTGGTTCCAGTTGCTTTGGATGTGTACATAAAGTTTTGG GTATACAAATACCTTCCAAGATTATCACCCAGTGTGGGCAACGTTCTGGATGAAATAAAGCGCCATTAG
- the LOC136450709 gene encoding protein DAY-LENGTH-DEPENDENT DELAYED-GREENING 1, chloroplastic-like, whose product MLRWYLASNGIALRFPIGSVCARGVLALGSHRSRRARPRRHAAVFADRRRRRRLSKWRRPWWKTFFADWNDDEESLAGFREDDELLEEIGADQELSENEKFETWRRKAEAIVELREAQQDAMNAEAWSWQDWISGGGGSASGSGVGGEASLVDQITDDPAEIVWDKGVIEVLRDTVDEDYEDMLFEDRVFMYASTNSTKFLALLIVVPWVIDFLVHDYVLMPFLERYVQKVPLAAELLDVRRSQKLQMVKDLNIEKARYRLEVEIGKSPPLSDEEVWYELREKAIELRDDWRLENRAALANIWSDMVYGIVLFLLMCFNQSKVAMLKFTGYKLLNKISDSGKAFLIIIVSDILLGYHSESGWHTLVEVILEHYGLEADEAAVTFFVCLFPVALDVYIKFWVYKYLPRLSPSVGNVLDEIKRH is encoded by the exons ATGTTGCGATGGTATCTAGCTTCCAACGGCATTGCGCTGCGCTTCCCCATCGGCAGTGTCTGCGCGCGCGGGGTGCTCGCTCTCGGTTCCCACAGGAGTAGGAGGGCGAGGCCGCGCAGGCACGCGGCGGTCTTCGCTgataggaggcggcggcggcggctcagcAAGTGGCGGCGGCCGTGGTGGAAGACCTTCTTTGCTGACTGGAACGACGACGAGGAGAGCCTGGCCGGGTTCAGGGAGGACGACGAGCTGCTGGAGGAGATTGGGGCCGACCAGGAGCTGTCGGAGAATGAAAAGTTTGAGACGTGGAGGAGGAAGGCTGAGGCGATTGTTGAGCTACGCGAGGCCCAGCAGGATGCGATGAACGCCGAGGCGTGGTCGTGGCAGGATTGGATCAGTGGTGGCGGTGGCAGCGCTTCGGGGAGTGGAGTAGGTGGGGAGGCCAGCTTGGTTGACCAGATAACCGATGATCCTGCGGAGATTGTGTGGGATAAGGGCGTTATTGAGGTTTTGAGAGATACCGTCGATGAGGATTACGAGGACATGCTGTTCGAAGATCGAGTTTTTATGTATGCCTCGACAAACTCG ACCAAATTTCTAGCATTGTTGATTGTGGTTCCGTGGGTGATAGATTTTCTAGTCCATGACTATGTTTTGATGCCCTTCTTAGAGAG GTATGTCCAGAAGGTGCCACTTGCAGCTGAGTTACTTGATGTAAGGCGCAGCCAGAAGCTGCAGATGGTTAAAGACCTAAACATTGAAAAGGCAAGATACCGTCTTGAAGTAGAGATTGGCAAATCTCCTCCGCTTTCTGATGAGGAGGTCTGGTATGAGCTGCGGGAAAAAGC GATAGAGTTGAGGGATGATTGGAGGCTAGAAAATCGAGCAGCTTTAGCAAATATATGGTCCGATATGGTTTATGGGATTGTTCTATTCCTTCTTATGTGCTTCAACCAGAGCAAA GTTGCGATGCTGAAGTTCACAGGATATAAGTTGCTAAATAAAATTTCAGACAGTGGGAAGGCCTTTCTTATTATTATAGTATCAGACATCCTTCTAGG GTACCATTCAGAGTCAGGTTGGCATACATTGGTAGAAGTTATTCTCGAGCATTACGGGCTTGAAGCTGATGAAGCGGCGGTCACATTTTTTGTTTGTCTGTTTCCAGTTGCTTTGGATGTGTACATAAAGTTTTGG GTATACAAATATCTTCCAAGATTATCACCCAGTGTGGGCAACGTTCTGGATGAAATAAAGCGCCATTAG
- the LOC136470279 gene encoding uncharacterized protein produces the protein MDMEALPLPPSPPLQTRVAVAKWLPPCSSRKRLADELPLAPLKALKASPGSSAHWVAEAQAAIQRGVASARADPKEPPAQGGAAEATPTQTGEGVLPPREGEAHESDGAGVPLVAKAPRVSEAEATEARAPKTTETVAAGVGVSTTTEATMVEARAPETIEAMTAEAGAPEIAEADVMAARSSAQETKMKAAEALVAPLVQGPPGVVDAEETGAVEQPAPTLGEGSSALVRVRPEPRGWEHPRVLWRSRDNPKGELLFALEDATEGGRWDTFEQYRQLAERSLRTALSVVADELPRVTQELETRSLGKLVFLRWERDIWDQLQRQKGLLAGANELLAAWSAEVEDLRLHCADVKVEAATAQEQLAPLAARVKELEEELARAASDRDAFRARAVEATASATTLAGQLGAKQTVHQLTKELGSEASRAAEACRVEAQCLKEKAKASRAEALRWKEEAEAYQVKTRR, from the exons ATGGACATGGAGGCGCTGCCtctgccgccgtcgccgcctttGCAGACGAGGGTCGCCGTGGCGAAGTGGTTGCCTCCCTgttcgag tcggaagcggcttGCGGAtgagcttcccttggcgccccttaaagcgctcaaggcgagccccggctcctccgcccactgggtggcagaggcacaagccgctatacaACGCGGCGtggcatcggcgagggccgacccgaaggagccacccgcccaaggaggggctgccgaggcgaccccgacacagacgggggaaggagtgcttccgccccgcgagggcgaggctcacgagtcggatggggccggcgtgcccttggttgccaaGGCCCCcagggtctccgaggctgaggctaCGGAGGCCAGGGCGCCCAAGACCACTGAGACCGTAGCGGCGGGGGTCGGTGTTTctacgaccaccgaggccacgatggtggaggccagagcccccgagaccatcgaggccatgactgcggaggctggagcccccgagaTCGCTGAGGCTGATGTGATGGCGGCGAGGTCGTCTGCCCAAGAGacgaagatgaaggcggcggaggccttggtggcgcccttggttcagggcccgcc GGGGGTGGTTGACGCCGAGGAGACCGgcgccgtggaacagccggctccgaccttgggcgagggaagctcggccctcgtacgggtgcgacccgagccccgcgggtgggagcACCCGCgcgtactgtggcggagccgggacaacCCTAAGGGGGAGCTCCTGTTCGCTCTCGAGGACGCAactgagggcgggcgctgggacacctttgagcaataccgccagctggcggagcggtcgcttcGGACGgcactgtccgtggtggccgacgaactaccCAGAGTCACCCAG gagctcgagacacggtcccttgggaagttggtctttctccggtgggagagggacatctgggaccagctccaacGGCAAAAGGGCCTACTTGCGGGTGCTAACGAGCTCCTAGCGgcgtggagcgcggaggtggaggacctccgccttcattgtgccgacgtgaaggtcgaggcggccacagcccagGAGCAGCttgcccctctggcggcgcgggtcaaggagttggaggaggagctcgcccGCGCGGCCAGTGATCGAGATGCCTTCAGGGCTCGGGCCGTTGAAGCCACGGCCTCGGCCACCACTCTtgcggggcagctaggggcgaAACAGACTGTGCACCagttgacgaaag agctggggagtgaagcttccagggcagccgaggcttGTCGGGTTGAGGCCCAGTGcttgaaggagaaggccaaggcttctcgggccgaggccctgcgctggaaggaggaAGCCGAGGCCTATCAGGTCAAGACCCGACGctag